The Humulus lupulus chromosome 3, drHumLupu1.1, whole genome shotgun sequence genome window below encodes:
- the LOC133823888 gene encoding uncharacterized protein LOC133823888, translated as MATSLLRMKSSIFNPLLTRFLSTPRRSIGTLAFDEVRVSTDQPYHRTALIIHGLLGSGRNWRTFSRNLLSTISNPSAWRAVLVDLRNHGRSTEVEGLDPPHDLTNAAKDLADLVESQGWAWPDVVVGHSMGGKVALQYVESCARGDYGESAVLPKQLWVLDSFLGVKEPEDEEEVENVLKTLRSIPPTVSSRKWLVNHLIGLGFSKSLSEWIGSNLKKSGDHMTWAFNLDGAAGMLQSYREKSYWPLLEHPPKGMQIDIVRAEESDRWDQDTIQRLETLSSLERGPSEGKVTAHLLPRSGHWVHVDNPKGLLEIMAPKIDAI; from the exons ATGGCGACGAGTCTCCTCAGAATGAAATCGAGTATCTTTAACCCGCTTCTAACTCGTTTTCTGAGCACACCACGAAGatccataggaaccctagccttCGACGAGGTCCGAGTTTCAACAGACCAACCCTACCACCGTACTGCTCTGATTATCCATGGCCTTTTGGGATCTGGCCGAAATTGGAGAACTTTCTCTCGTAATCTCCTCTCCACAATCTCCAATCCATCTG cATGGAGAGCGGTGCTTGTGGATTTAAGGAACCATGGGAGATCAACCGAGGTCGAAGGCCTGGACCCGCCTCATGATTTGACTAATGCAGCTAAGGACTTAGCTGATTTAGTAGAGTCTCAAGGTTGGGCATGGCCGGATGTTGTTGTAGGCCATTCTATGGGGGGTAAGGTTGCTTTGCAGTATGTGGAGAGCTGTGCTCGTGGAGACTATGGCGAATCTGCTGTGTTGCCTAAACAG CTGTGGGTACTTGATTCCTTTCTAGGAGTAAAAGAAcctgaagatgaagaagaagtagAAAATGTTTTGAAGACCTTGCGGAGTATACCTCCAACAGTTTCATCACGAAA GTGGCTTGTAAATCATCTTATTGGACTTGGGTTCTCAAAGTCATTATCAGAATGGATAGGTTCCAACCTCAAGAAATCTGGAGATCACATGACTTGGGCATTTAATCTTGATGGCGCAGCTGGGATGCTGCAGTCTTACAG GGAGAAGTCATATTGGCCTCTGTTAGAGCACCCTCCAAAAGGTATGCAGATAGATATTGTGCGTGCTGAGGAAAGTGATCGCTGGGACCAGGATACCATTCAGCGGCTCGAAACCCTTTCATCTCTAGAAAGAGGTCCATCTGAGGGAAAGGTCACAGCTCATCTACTTCCAAGGTCAGGTCACTGGGTTCATGTGGACAATCCCAAGGGACTTCTTGAGATTATGGCACCCAAAATTGATGCTATATGA